The Nitrospiria bacterium genome has a window encoding:
- the purE gene encoding 5-(carboxyamino)imidazole ribonucleotide mutase, with protein MRKPLVSIVMGSESDLTVMEQAAEVLGNFGVAHELAITSAHRSPDWTRRYISEAEKKGVEIFIAGAGGAAHLAGTVAAHTTRPVIGVPIDSSSLNGLDALLSTAQMPGGVPVATMAIGKAGAKNAGILAVQILGVGDKELARKIKNYKDKLEEEVEAKARRIQRAGRQN; from the coding sequence TTGCGAAAACCATTGGTCAGCATCGTCATGGGCAGTGAATCGGATTTGACCGTGATGGAACAGGCGGCGGAGGTGCTGGGTAATTTCGGTGTGGCCCATGAACTGGCCATTACTTCGGCCCACCGCTCTCCGGATTGGACCCGGAGATATATTTCCGAGGCGGAGAAAAAGGGCGTGGAGATCTTTATCGCGGGCGCAGGCGGGGCGGCCCATTTAGCCGGTACCGTGGCGGCCCATACGACACGGCCCGTTATCGGTGTTCCGATCGATTCGTCCTCCTTGAACGGTCTGGACGCTCTTCTCTCGACAGCGCAAATGCCGGGAGGGGTTCCGGTCGCAACAATGGCTATCGGGAAGGCCGGGGCGAAGAATGCGGGCATCCTGGCCGTTCAAATATTGGGGGTGGGCGATAAGGAATTAGCACGAAAAATTAAAAACTATAAAGATAAACTTGAGGAAGAAGTTGAAGCCAAAGCAAGACGGATTCAAAGGGCGGGTCGTCAAAATTGA
- a CDS encoding L-threonylcarbamoyladenylate synthase — MKPKQDGFKGRVVKIDPVHPDSDPSLDAVGQAVHWIRSGGMIAFPTETYYGLGVDPFNSAAVERLFVVKGREAGKPILIVVDDIKKAEGIIVAVSPEAWNLIRKFWPGPLTLLLAASPRLPSALTGGTGKIGIRIPSHPVALQLLRAAAQPITATSANPSGHPEATTASKVHETLGTHLDLIVDGGETSGGNSSTIVDATFHPPRLIREGRIPFREVLGCLGLSLTEDHEW; from the coding sequence TTGAAGCCAAAGCAAGACGGATTCAAAGGGCGGGTCGTCAAAATTGATCCAGTGCACCCTGATTCCGACCCCTCTCTGGACGCGGTCGGACAGGCCGTCCATTGGATCCGTTCGGGTGGAATGATCGCTTTTCCGACCGAGACCTACTACGGTTTGGGGGTGGACCCGTTCAATTCAGCCGCGGTTGAGCGGCTTTTTGTCGTCAAAGGGCGGGAGGCAGGAAAGCCGATCCTAATCGTCGTCGACGACATCAAAAAGGCTGAAGGGATCATCGTGGCCGTTTCCCCGGAGGCCTGGAATCTCATCCGAAAGTTCTGGCCGGGGCCTTTGACGCTCTTATTGGCCGCTTCCCCGCGACTGCCCTCCGCGCTGACGGGGGGGACCGGAAAAATCGGCATCCGGATTCCGTCCCATCCGGTGGCCTTGCAGCTTCTGCGGGCCGCCGCTCAACCCATCACGGCCACAAGCGCCAACCCTTCGGGCCACCCCGAGGCCACTACGGCTTCGAAGGTCCATGAAACGCTGGGCACGCATCTCGATCTCATTGTCGATGGGGGGGAGACAAGTGGCGGAAACAGTTCCACGATTGTCGATGCCACGTTTCACCCCCCCCGCCTAATCCGCGAAGGGAGGATTCCCTTCCGGGAGGTCCTCGGGTGTCTCGGATTAAGTCTCACGGAGGATCATGAATGGTAA
- a CDS encoding ATP-binding protein: protein MVRSALRTISNRLEHLRLNTKLLLMMLSLLLLSLMASLAFYWLTEQAVVREIMADTEDLTTAIQISVEQLTTHGATDEARLRDYVKRLNKKGVKEISILSNENQVIASSNPHRKERSPDPKHRDLIITERIGEDAGTKKDQKPYNILVPIVVGGEQLGYVHIIMIMDDFNRLIRRSFYTRLAVHIAIFSMGIFLSFYLAWRYTRPIKQVVEAAKNVAAGDLSTPLVVQGGGEEIGELTRSFNEMVEKLRLQKSLEGRLRHAEHLSAVGQLASGIAHEIRNPLNLINLSIDHLRVQLDRARFIDKEEIDKLVVNIKTEIHRLNRMIENFLDFGKPIRLQMQSADLAAILSDVLQLALPKGADQGVQFETRGIRDLPRVLVDVEQIKNCFVNITVNALQAMSQGGVLRIHAQMDDENSRVLVHFEDTGCGIEADHLQKIFEPYFTTKKLGIGLGLALTKRVLEEHGGTIWVASVKGMGTTVTISLPMEGVHA, encoded by the coding sequence ATGGTAAGATCCGCATTGAGAACTATCTCCAATCGCTTGGAGCATCTCCGGCTCAATACCAAGCTTCTCCTCATGATGCTCTCGCTTTTGTTGTTATCCTTGATGGCCTCCTTGGCCTTCTACTGGCTGACCGAGCAAGCGGTCGTCAGAGAAATCATGGCCGACACGGAGGACCTGACGACGGCGATCCAGATCAGCGTCGAACAGCTGACGACGCACGGGGCCACGGACGAGGCCCGTTTGAGAGATTACGTCAAGCGGCTCAATAAGAAAGGGGTAAAGGAAATTTCCATTCTGAGCAACGAAAATCAAGTCATCGCCAGTTCAAATCCTCATCGGAAAGAGCGATCTCCGGATCCCAAGCATCGCGATCTGATCATTACAGAACGGATCGGAGAGGACGCCGGAACGAAAAAAGACCAGAAGCCCTATAACATTTTGGTCCCGATCGTTGTCGGTGGGGAGCAGTTGGGTTATGTCCATATCATCATGATCATGGATGATTTTAACCGCCTGATCCGGCGAAGCTTCTATACACGTCTGGCCGTGCATATCGCGATATTCTCGATGGGGATCTTCCTCTCGTTCTATCTGGCGTGGCGATACACCCGTCCCATCAAACAGGTTGTGGAAGCGGCCAAAAACGTTGCGGCCGGCGATTTGAGCACTCCGTTGGTCGTACAGGGGGGCGGAGAGGAGATCGGCGAGCTGACCCGAAGCTTCAATGAAATGGTGGAAAAGCTCCGGCTGCAGAAATCCCTCGAAGGCCGCCTGCGCCATGCGGAACATCTCTCGGCCGTCGGCCAATTGGCTTCCGGGATCGCCCATGAAATCCGCAATCCCTTGAATCTGATCAACCTCTCCATCGATCATTTGCGCGTCCAGTTGGATCGGGCTCGTTTTATTGATAAGGAAGAAATCGACAAACTGGTCGTCAACATCAAGACCGAAATTCATCGGCTGAACCGAATGATCGAAAATTTTCTTGATTTTGGGAAACCGATTCGCCTGCAGATGCAATCGGCCGATTTGGCCGCCATTTTGTCCGATGTCCTCCAATTGGCCCTCCCCAAGGGAGCGGATCAAGGGGTTCAATTTGAGACTCGGGGCATTCGCGATCTTCCGCGGGTGTTGGTCGATGTGGAACAGATCAAAAACTGTTTTGTGAACATCACGGTCAATGCGCTTCAGGCCATGAGCCAGGGGGGGGTGTTGCGGATTCATGCACAAATGGACGACGAGAACAGCCGAGTCCTGGTGCATTTTGAAGATACCGGCTGCGGCATCGAAGCGGACCACCTTCAAAAGATCTTCGAACCCTATTTTACGACCAAGAAACTCGGCATCGGACTGGGACTGGCGTTGACAAAACGGGTTTTGGAAGAGCATGGCGGAACCATTTGGGTCGCCAGCGTGAAGGGGATGGGAACGACCGTCACCATATCCCTTCCCATGGAAGGAGTACATGCGTGA
- a CDS encoding lysylphosphatidylglycerol synthase transmembrane domain-containing protein, which produces MSWPPISKIAISIPPSPGPRRWLTTSLKAIVSLGLLGFLFSKIDLPSVGHVLQNLHVGYFVLAWVSFFGLQFVGILRWQVMARVQGYRQSFGRLAAFYFVGLFFNLFLPTSIGGDLGKCYYLAGGRSDILRAMTTILADRISGMTALLCITSFALSLAGSVTVPVWMTAFILGATALLILGLFIPFAFPGFLRRYELPYRYWENPRFMAASLAASFFIQLSVVIISMIIGLAVNVSVPWEYYFVFIPLVTVAGMVPISLNGLGVREGAYVYFLTQAGVANPQALAFAVLWLILNTSLNVLGGLGWVFISHPVHAVKT; this is translated from the coding sequence ATGTCCTGGCCACCAATTTCTAAAATCGCGATTTCCATTCCGCCATCGCCCGGGCCTCGCCGATGGCTGACGACCTCTCTGAAAGCGATCGTCAGTCTGGGCTTACTCGGCTTTCTGTTTTCAAAAATCGATCTCCCTTCGGTGGGGCACGTGCTGCAGAATCTTCATGTCGGCTATTTTGTGCTGGCCTGGGTCAGCTTTTTCGGGCTGCAGTTTGTCGGAATCCTTCGTTGGCAGGTTATGGCGCGGGTTCAGGGTTATCGGCAATCCTTCGGTCGCCTGGCCGCTTTTTACTTTGTCGGCTTATTTTTCAACCTCTTTCTTCCAACTTCGATCGGGGGTGACCTCGGAAAATGCTACTATTTAGCCGGGGGTCGCAGCGACATCCTGCGCGCGATGACGACTATCCTGGCCGATCGGATCAGCGGGATGACCGCCCTTCTGTGCATCACCTCCTTTGCCCTATCGCTGGCCGGCTCGGTGACGGTCCCGGTCTGGATGACCGCCTTCATACTGGGTGCGACGGCCTTGCTGATACTGGGTCTTTTTATCCCATTTGCATTTCCAGGTTTTTTGAGGAGGTATGAATTGCCCTATCGCTACTGGGAAAATCCTCGGTTCATGGCGGCATCGCTTGCGGCCTCATTTTTTATCCAACTGTCCGTCGTTATCATCAGCATGATCATCGGTCTGGCGGTGAACGTCTCCGTCCCATGGGAATATTATTTTGTTTTCATCCCCCTGGTAACCGTGGCCGGTATGGTTCCGATCAGCTTGAACGGCTTGGGTGTTCGAGAGGGCGCATACGTATATTTTTTGACCCAGGCGGGGGTTGCGAACCCTCAGGCCTTGGCTTTTGCCGTTCTCTGGTTGATCCTGAATACCTCGCTTAATGTCCTTGGCGGCCTCGGGTGGGTGTTTATCTCCCATCCTGTCCATGCGGTCAAGACTTGA